A genomic stretch from Eptesicus fuscus isolate TK198812 chromosome 15, DD_ASM_mEF_20220401, whole genome shotgun sequence includes:
- the TOPORS gene encoding E3 ubiquitin-protein ligase Topors: protein MKSLPLSPPEISDENAAIGDERFTSQGSQQPPGSPLSREEGEAPPHAPTPEGPRRSRRVRLRGSCRHRPGFLGGREPATSAPARHSPTFSEVMASAAKEYKVDNFSPKAGTSKFQQTVPADASPDSKCPICLDRFDNVSYLDRCLHKFCFRCVQEWSKNKAECPLCKQPFDSIFHSVRAEDDFKEYVLRPSCNGSFANPDGRRFRYHTTMTRERERERERERSASFYSPSRTMSRRTTTPPDSGVLFEGLGISTRPRAGEISQLLRQIPRRPTTTDERSLRKIQEQDIINFRRTLYRAGARVRNIEDGGRYRDISAEFFRRNPACLHRLVPWLKRELTVLFGAHGSLVNIVQHIIMSNVTRYDLESQAFVSDLRPFLLNRTEHFIHEFISFARSPFNMAAFDQHANYDCPAPSYEEGSHSDSSVITISPDEAETREMDVNVATVSRAPWDDETPGPSYSSSEQVHAVMSSLLNTSDSSDEELVTERATSQIQGVQTNEDLNNDSDSSSDNCVIVGFVKPLAERTPELVELSSDSEELGSYEKMETVKTQEQEQSYSSGDSDVSRCSSPRSVLGKDEQINKGHCDSSTRIKSKKEEKQCTSLSSPRDLSSSVRGDRVYSPYNHRHRRRGRSRSSDSHSQSRSGHDQKNRRRHHGKKRMKRKRSRSRESSKPRSRRDKKRSRTRDSSWSRKSQTLSLSSESSSRSRSRSSDHSKRRSQSRTRDHYYLKNNYGSRYKWEYTYYSRNKDRDGYESSYRRRTLSRAHYSRQSSSPEFRIQSFSERTNARKKNNHSERKYYYYERHRSRSLSSNRSKTASAGPDRVRNEKPGGKRKYKTRHLEGTNEVAQPSREFTSKVKEGHCQKSSSKLGGNYKNESDSFSDSRSSDRDTKHKKRKRRTRSLSVEIIYEGKATDTNRHHKKKKKKHKKKHKKHHGDNTSHSPVVITIDSDSDKDSEVKEDTECDNSGPQDPLQSGFLAPLETFETEDIVTIEDEVSVLDKECDITTLNDLNNVNRTVGNIPLQPASLEQTFNVREENTFAADLENQPRNVSIHPESSRQLSSPRTSLMPVCLGGDYDIS, encoded by the exons ATGAAGTCACTGCCTTTGTCACCTCCAGAGATTAGTGACGAGAACG CTGCCATTGGTGACGAGCGCTTTACGTCACAGGGGTCGCAACAGCCGCCGGGGTCTCCGCTGTCTCGCGAGGAGGGTGAAGCGCCCCCTCACGCTCCGACTCCTGAGGGCCCGCGGAGAAGTCGCCGGGTACGCCTTCGCGGATCCTGCCGTCACCGGCCTGGCTTCCTGGGCGGTCGGGAGCCTGCCACCAGTGCCCCAGCCCGGCATTCGCCGACCTTCTCCGAG GTAATGGCATCAGCAGCTAAGGAATATAAAGTGGACAACTTTTCACCTAAAGCTGGCACTAGCAAATTTCAACAGACAGTACCAGCTGATGCATCTCCTGATTCTAAGTGTCCTATTTGCTTGGATAGATTTGATAATGTGTCTTACTTAGATCGCTGTTTACATAAGTTCTGTTTTCGCTGTGTACAAGAGTGGTCTAAAAACAAAGCTGAATGTCCACTATGTAAACAGCCCTTTGATTCTATTTTCCATTCTGTGAGAGCAGAAGATGACTTCAAAGAGTACGTCCTAAGGCCTTCATGTAATGGTTCTTTTGCCAACCCTGATGGTCGACGATTTCGCTATCATACAACTATGacgagagagcgagagcgagaacGAGAACGAGAGCGAAGTGCTTCTTTTTATTCACCCAGTAGAACCATGAGTAGAAGAACAACAACTCCACCAGATAGTGGAGTATTATTTGAAGGGTTAGGCATTTCAACAAGACCCAGAGCTGGTGAAATTTCTCAACTTCTGAGACAGATTCCAAGGAGGCCAACTACTACAGATGAAAGATCTTTGCGAAAAATTCAAGAACaagatattattaattttaggCGAACTCTCTATCGAGCTGGTGCTCGTGTTAGAAATATTGAAGATGGTGGTCGCTACAGGGATATTTCAGCTGAATTTTTCCGTAGAAATCCAGCTTGTCTTCACAGATTAGTCCCCTGGTTAAAACGTGAACTTACAGTTCTTTTTGGAGCTCATGGATCTTTAGTGAATATAGTACAGCACATCATTATGAGTAATGTTACTCGCTATGACTTGGAGAGTCAGGCATTTGTGTCTGATTTAAGGCCATTTTTACTTAATCGGACTGAGCATTTTATACATGAATTCATCAGTTTTGCTAGGTCTCCTTTTAAcatggcagcttttgatcagcatgCTAATTATGATTGCCCTGCTCCTTCCTACGAAGAAGGTAGCCATTCAGATTCTTCTGTCATAACTATCTCCCCAGATGAGGCAGAGACCAGAGAGATGGATGTTAATGTGGCCACTGTCAGTCGGGCACCATGGGATGACGAGACACCAGGGCCATCTTACTCAAGCTCAGAACAAGTACATGCTGTCATGTCTTCCCTTTTAAATACTTCTGATAGTTCAGATGAAGAACTTGTAACAGAAAGAGCCACATCTCAGATACAGGGAGTACAAACCAATGAGGACCTAAATAACGACAGTGATTCTTCTTCAGATAATTGTGTCATTGTTGGGTTTGTTAAGCCACTAGCTGAGAGGACTCCAGAACTTGTTGAACTGTCCTCGGATTCTGAGGAATTAGGCTCTTACGAGAAAATGGAGACTGTGAAGACGCAAGAACAAGAGCAATCTTACAGTTCTGGTGATAGTGATGTTAGTAGATGTTCATCTCCACGCTCTGTCCTTGGAAAGGATGAGCAAATAAATAAAGGTCATTGTGATTCCAgtacaagaatcaagtcaaagaaggaagagaaacaatgtacatcattgtcctctcccagagaCCTGAGCTCATCTGTCAGAGGAGACAGAGTATATTCCCCATATAACCATAGacacagaaggagaggaagatcgAGAAGTTCAGATTCACATTCCCAGAGTAGAAGTGGGCATGATCAGAAGAATCGTAGAAGGCATCAtgggaagaaaagaatgaaaagaaaacgaTCCAGAAGCAGGGAGAGTAGTAAACCTAGAAGCAGAAGAGACAAAAAAAGGTCAAGAACTAGAGATAGTAGTTGGTCGAGAAAAAGCCAAACGCTTTCTCTAAGTAGTGAAAGCTCAAGCAGATCAAGATCTCGTAGCAGTGATCATAGTAAAAGAAGATCACAGAGCAGAACTAGagatcattattatttaaaaaataattatggaagCAGATATAAGTGGGAGTATACTTACTATAGTAGAAACAAGGATAGAGATGGCTATGAATCATCTTATAGGAGGAGAACTCTGTCTAGAGCTCATTATTCCAGACAATCTTCAAGTCCAGAATTTAGAATTCAATCCTTTTCTGAAAGAACAAAtgctaggaaaaaaaacaatcacagtgaaagaaaatattactaCTATGAAAGGCACAGGTCAAGGAGCCTATCTAGTAATAGATCAAAGACTGCATCTGCAGGGCCTGACCGGGTGAGAAATGAAAAGCCTGGAGGGAAACGAAAATACAAAACACGACATTTGGAAGGTACTAATGAAGTGGCTCAACCATCTCGTGAATTTACTTCTAAAGTAAAGGAAGGTCATTGCCAAAAATCATCATCAAAATTGGGTGGAAATTATAAAAACGAGAGTGATAGTTTTTCAGATAGCCGATCATCAGACAGAGACACAAAAcacaagaagaggaaaaggagaaccCGGAGCCTAAGTGTAGAGATAATTTATGAAGGGAAAGCTACTGATACAAATAGacatcataaaaagaaaaagaagaaacataagaAGAAGCATAAGAAACACCATGGAGATAATACTTCACATTCCCCAGTTGTAATTACCATTGACAGTGATAGTGATAAGGATTCTGAAGTGAAGGAGGATACAGAATGTGACAATAGTGGTCCTCAAGACCCTCTACAAAGTGGATTTTTGGCTCCTTTGGAAACATTTGAAACTGAAGATATAGTTACAATAGAAGATGAAGTCAGTGTTCTGGACAAAGAGTGTGATATTACCACTCTTAACGACTTAAATAATGTCAACAGAACTGTAGGTAATATTCCACTCCAGCCAGCTTCACTTGAACAAACTTTCAATGTAAGAGAAGAGAACACCTTTGCTGCTGATTTGGAGAACCAGCCCAGAAATGTCTCCATTCATCCTGAGTCATCAAGGCAATTGTCATCTCCACGGACATCATTAATGCCAGTATGTCTTGGTGGAGACTATGATATATCTTAA